The nucleotide sequence CCGCCGAGCTCTATCTTCATGATCCTAACACCTCAGGCTTTCGCATACTTCCTCACCACGACCGAGGCGTTCTGGCCGCCGAAGCCGAAGGAGTTGGAGAGGGCGGCCCCGACGGTCGTCTCCCGCGCGCCGTCGGCTGCGTAGTCGAGGTCGCATCTGGGGTCCGGTCTTTCGAGGTTTATGGTGGGATGCACCATGTCGCGCGCCACGGAGAGACAGGTGAAGACGAACTCCGGCCCTCCCGATGCGGCCAGCAGATGGCCCGTGATGGATTTCGTCGACGAGACGACGAGACGGCGCGCATGTTCGCCGAAGACCTCCTTTATGGCCGCTGTCTCGGCGGCGTCGTTGAGTCTGGTGCCCGTGCCGTGGGCGTTGATGTAGTCGATCTCTTGCGGTTCGAGGGCTGCGTCGGCCACGGCCCGCCTCATGGCAAGCGCCGCGCCCTCGCCGCGCGGGTGCGGCGCCGTCACCTGGTAGGCGTCCATGGTCGAGGCGTAACCGGCGGCCTCGGCGTATATCTTCGCTCCCCTGCTCCTTGCGTGCTCCTCGGCCTCGAGGACCGCCACGCCCGCCCCCTCGCCCATGACGAGCCCGCTTCTTCGGCGGTCGAAGGGCCGGCACAGGGAGGCCGGGTCGTCGGTCGATGTCGAGGCCGCGCCGAGAAGGACGAAGAAGACGAGCCCCACGGGATTTATCATGGAGTCGGCCCCGCCGGCGACGACCACATCGGCCTCGCCGCGCTCGATGGTCCGCATGGCGAGCCCTATGGCCTGGGTCGCCGCGGCGCAGGCCGAGGTGACCGTCGAGTTGACACCTCGAAGCGAGAAGGTCTCGGCGACGAGGGCCGCAGGCCTGTGGGTGTCGTTTCGCATCATCGACTCCCTGTGGAGGCGGTCGAGCTCCGAGGCGAAGCGGCGGCAGTCGAAGCGGCCGTCCCCGCTCCAGCGGGCGATGTCCTCGAGCCTGTTCACGGGAAGGCCCGATGCGAGGCTCACGCCGAAGCGGTCCCTCTCCGTCCCGCTCCCGCCGCGGAGCCCGGCGTCCTCGATCGCCCTGTCAGCGGCCCAGAGCGCAAAGAGCGTGCGCCGCTCGCCCTCGGAGGCGGCGGCCGCCGGAAAGGCCGCCTCTATGGCCTCGAGGTCCTCTCCGGCCACCGAGCCCACGGCCCGCACCGGAGACAGGCGCGCCCCCTCCAGCTCGAGCCCGCGCACGCCCGACTCGCCGGCCAGGGCCCTGCGCCAGCTGTCCTCCACGTCGAGACCCAGGGCCGTGACCATGCCGAGCCCCGTGACGACGACCCTGCGCCCCCCGCGCACGCCGCCCCCCCCGGCCCCCCCGGCCATCACGGCCCGCCTCCGGCGCGGCGCAGGGAGAGGGGCC is from Deltaproteobacteria bacterium and encodes:
- a CDS encoding beta-ketoacyl-[acyl-carrier-protein] synthase family protein — encoded protein: MAGGAGGGGVRGGRRVVVTGLGMVTALGLDVEDSWRRALAGESGVRGLELEGARLSPVRAVGSVAGEDLEAIEAAFPAAAASEGERRTLFALWAADRAIEDAGLRGGSGTERDRFGVSLASGLPVNRLEDIARWSGDGRFDCRRFASELDRLHRESMMRNDTHRPAALVAETFSLRGVNSTVTSACAAATQAIGLAMRTIERGEADVVVAGGADSMINPVGLVFFVLLGAASTSTDDPASLCRPFDRRRSGLVMGEGAGVAVLEAEEHARSRGAKIYAEAAGYASTMDAYQVTAPHPRGEGAALAMRRAVADAALEPQEIDYINAHGTGTRLNDAAETAAIKEVFGEHARRLVVSSTKSITGHLLAASGGPEFVFTCLSVARDMVHPTINLERPDPRCDLDYAADGARETTVGAALSNSFGFGGQNASVVVRKYAKA